From Solanum lycopersicum chromosome 8, SLM_r2.1, the proteins below share one genomic window:
- the LOC101254616 gene encoding transcriptional corepressor LEUNIG_HOMOLOG isoform X2 encodes MAIRFPIGGLKGRSGKQPAVQENINQLGLQFSNKSGIKRKAPLSSLASVCIKATISGVAKKKTISCYSQGDDDLVNASSSIDASTKKFATPQEETSFKEISNLDTKMSKLLCCHFNSKGEVLATGGDNGKVLIWELGNNRTCSVQGHAHQVTDVCFRPNSTAFASSSFDRTVKMWDATKRNNPFQNLVGHDGHVMSIDFHPTKLSLLSSCDSNGEIRLWDVKSGDCKLNFKGGISQVRFPPQLGDFLASSTGNIINIFDVETNKIQKKLQGHIKDIHSICWETSGSYLASVSEDSARIWSVSDGKCLYEVYSSGNKFQSCTFRFGRPLELVIGSDKFLEVWNPFFQSNITRPYIAHSGTINSLVDSPSKGIVASVSDDQWIRIWK; translated from the exons ATGGCCATCCGTT TTCCTATAGGAGGACTTAAGGGAAGATCTGGaaagcaacctgcagtgcaggAGAATATAAACCAGCTGGGACTGCAGTTTTCAAATAAG AGTGGCATAAAGAGGAAAGCTCCATTGAGTTCTTTGGCATCC GTTTGCATAAAAGCTACCATCTCTGGTGTTGCAAAGAAAAAGACTATAAGCTGCTATTCCCAAGGAGATGATGATCTGGTCAATGCAAGTAGTTCAATCGATGCATCGACGAAAAAATTTGCCACTCCGCAGGAAG AAACCTCTTTTAAAGAGATTAGTAACCTTGACACAAAAATGAGCAAGCTCCTATGTTGCCACTTCAATTCAAAAGGAGAGGTGTTGGCTACCGGTGGAGACAATGGGAAG GTTTTGATTTGGGAGTTAGGAAATAACAGAACTTGTAGTGTACAAGGTCATGCTCATCAAGTCACAGATGTCTGTTTTAGACCAAACTCAACAGCGTTTGCATCATCTTCGTTTGACAGAACTGTGAAGATGTGGGATGCAACAAAG CGAAACAATCCTTTCCAAAACCTTGTTGGCCATGATGGGCATGTGATGTCTATAGATTTTCATCCAACAAAGTTGAGTCTCCTCAGTTCTTGTGATAGCAATGGTGAGATTAGACTGTGGGATGTCAAGAGCGGTGATTGCAAGCTGAATTTTAAG GGAGGTATTAGTCAAGTTAGATTTCCACCTCAACTTGGGGACTTTTTGGCTAGTTCTACtggaaatattataaatatttttgatgtagAGACAAACaagatccaaaaaaaattacaa GGACACATCAAAGACATCCATTCAATCTGCTGGGAGACGAGTGGGAGCTACCTGGCATCTGTGAGTGAAGATAGTGCCCGGATATGGTCTGTTAGTGATGGGAAGTGTTTATATGAAGTGTACTCTAGCGGAAATAAGTTCCAGTCATGCACTTTCCGCTTTGGGCGCCCTCTAGAGTTGGTGATTGGTTCTGATAAG TTCTTGGAGGTGTGGAATCCATTCTTCCAGAGTAACATAACTAGACCATATATCGCACATTCAGGTACTATTAATTCATTAGTAGATTCACCTTCGAAAGGAATCGTAGCTTCAGTTAGTGATGATCAATGGATCAGGATATGGAAATGA
- the LOC101254616 gene encoding transcriptional corepressor LEUNIG_HOMOLOG isoform X1, translated as MAIRYQRAPEFLPTNQQKLVPIGGLKGRSGKQPAVQENINQLGLQFSNKSGIKRKAPLSSLASVCIKATISGVAKKKTISCYSQGDDDLVNASSSIDASTKKFATPQEETSFKEISNLDTKMSKLLCCHFNSKGEVLATGGDNGKVLIWELGNNRTCSVQGHAHQVTDVCFRPNSTAFASSSFDRTVKMWDATKRNNPFQNLVGHDGHVMSIDFHPTKLSLLSSCDSNGEIRLWDVKSGDCKLNFKGGISQVRFPPQLGDFLASSTGNIINIFDVETNKIQKKLQGHIKDIHSICWETSGSYLASVSEDSARIWSVSDGKCLYEVYSSGNKFQSCTFRFGRPLELVIGSDKFLEVWNPFFQSNITRPYIAHSGTINSLVDSPSKGIVASVSDDQWIRIWK; from the exons ATGGCCATCCGTT ATCAAAGGGCCCCAGAGTTTTTACCAACTAACCAACAAAAATTAGTTCCTATAGGAGGACTTAAGGGAAGATCTGGaaagcaacctgcagtgcaggAGAATATAAACCAGCTGGGACTGCAGTTTTCAAATAAG AGTGGCATAAAGAGGAAAGCTCCATTGAGTTCTTTGGCATCC GTTTGCATAAAAGCTACCATCTCTGGTGTTGCAAAGAAAAAGACTATAAGCTGCTATTCCCAAGGAGATGATGATCTGGTCAATGCAAGTAGTTCAATCGATGCATCGACGAAAAAATTTGCCACTCCGCAGGAAG AAACCTCTTTTAAAGAGATTAGTAACCTTGACACAAAAATGAGCAAGCTCCTATGTTGCCACTTCAATTCAAAAGGAGAGGTGTTGGCTACCGGTGGAGACAATGGGAAG GTTTTGATTTGGGAGTTAGGAAATAACAGAACTTGTAGTGTACAAGGTCATGCTCATCAAGTCACAGATGTCTGTTTTAGACCAAACTCAACAGCGTTTGCATCATCTTCGTTTGACAGAACTGTGAAGATGTGGGATGCAACAAAG CGAAACAATCCTTTCCAAAACCTTGTTGGCCATGATGGGCATGTGATGTCTATAGATTTTCATCCAACAAAGTTGAGTCTCCTCAGTTCTTGTGATAGCAATGGTGAGATTAGACTGTGGGATGTCAAGAGCGGTGATTGCAAGCTGAATTTTAAG GGAGGTATTAGTCAAGTTAGATTTCCACCTCAACTTGGGGACTTTTTGGCTAGTTCTACtggaaatattataaatatttttgatgtagAGACAAACaagatccaaaaaaaattacaa GGACACATCAAAGACATCCATTCAATCTGCTGGGAGACGAGTGGGAGCTACCTGGCATCTGTGAGTGAAGATAGTGCCCGGATATGGTCTGTTAGTGATGGGAAGTGTTTATATGAAGTGTACTCTAGCGGAAATAAGTTCCAGTCATGCACTTTCCGCTTTGGGCGCCCTCTAGAGTTGGTGATTGGTTCTGATAAG TTCTTGGAGGTGTGGAATCCATTCTTCCAGAGTAACATAACTAGACCATATATCGCACATTCAGGTACTATTAATTCATTAGTAGATTCACCTTCGAAAGGAATCGTAGCTTCAGTTAGTGATGATCAATGGATCAGGATATGGAAATGA
- the LOC101255222 gene encoding photosystem I reaction center subunit psaK, chloroplastic — protein MASTMMTTLPQFNGLKPQPFSASPIQGLVAIQPRRNKGQGGLGARCDFIGSSTNLIMVTSTSLMLFAGRFGLAPSANRKATAGLKLEVRDSGLQTGDPAGFTLADTLACGTVGHIIGVGVVLGLKNIGAL, from the exons aTGGCTTCCACCATGATGACTACTCTACCACAGTTCAATGGACTCAAACCCCAACCTTTCTCAGCTTCTCCAATTCAAGGCTTG GTGGCAATTCAACCAAGACGCAACAAAGGACAAGGTGGTTTGGGAGCTCGTTGTGATTTCATTGGCTCATCCACTAATTTG ATAATGGTGACATCAACAAGCCTGATGTTGTTTGCTGGTAGATTTGGTCTAGCACCATCAGCAAACAGGAAGGCAACTGCAGGGCTAAAACTTGAAGTGAGGGACTCTGGGTTACAGACAGGGGACCCTGCTGGATTTACACTTGCTGATACTTTGGCTTGTGGTACTGTGGGTCATATTATTGGTGTTGGAGTTGTTCTTGGACTCAAAAACATTGGTGCTCTCTAA
- the LOC101254923 gene encoding F-box protein SKIP19-like, translating to MEAEDMENSIAPPWLELPPEITSSILQKVGPIEMLKSADKVCSYWRRLCHEPAMWRVVKMQNAGADFWDREDDLEKICGRAVECSNGELVDLSLEYFGSDNLLSYIAGRSPQLKRLRLVCSYNVSAVGFSAAVKKFPLLEELHLYYVGISKEAIETIGRSCRGLKSFKLNNQICRHPYIEYDDEAIAIAQNMPELRHLQLLGNKMTNEGLEAILNGCPRLESLDLRRCLNVQLEGELGKRCSSQIKSLRHPEDPTEDYGLDTEMHDFESFDEDYPSGFSDIDLISDDDDDYEFSYGSNYSDDDDDDEMFDY from the exons ATGGAGGCAGAAGATATGGAAAATTCAATTGCTCCGCCGTGGTTGGAATTGCCGCCGGAGATTACGTCGTCGATCCTTCAAAAGGTTGGGCCGATTGAGATGTTGAAGAGCGCCGATAAAGTCTGTTCATATTGGCGTCGGTTGTGCCATGAACCAGCTATGTGGCGAGTTGTGAAAATGCAGAATGCCGGTGCCGATTTCTGGGACAGGGAGGATGATTTGGAGAAGATTTGCGGTCGAGCTGTGGAATGTAGCAACGGGGAATTAGTTGATCTCAGCCTTGAGTATTTTGGCAGCGATAATTTGCTCAGCTATATCGCTGGAAG ATCACCTCAGCTCAAACGTCTGCGACTGGTATGTTCCTATAATGTCTCAGCTGTGGGGTTCAGTGCAGCGGTGAAGAAGTTCCCATTATTGGAGGAGCTGCATCTCTACTACGTCGGTATCAGCAAGGAAGCCATTGAAACTATAGGGCGTTCCTGTCGGGGTTTGAAGTCTTTCAAGCTGAACAACCAAATCTGCAGACACCCGTACATTGAATACGATGACGAGGCAATTGCTATTGCGCAGAACATGCCGGAACTGCGCCACCTTCAACTCCTTGGGAATAAGATGACGAATGAAGGACTTGAAGCAATTCTCAATGGGTGCCCTCGACTTGAATCGCTTGATCTGCGGCGATGTCTCAATGTCCAGCTGGAAGGGGAACTAGGGAAGCGATGTTCTAGTCAGATTAAGTCTCTAAGACACCCTGAGGACCCAACAGAAGATTATGGGCTGGATACAGAAATGCACGACTttgagtcttttgatgaggacTACCCATCTGGATTTTCTGACATTGACCTCATATCAGACGACGATGATGAttatgagttttcttatggCAGCAACTATtctgatgacgatgatgatgatgagatgTTCGATTATTGA
- the LOC101254508 gene encoding AT-hook motif nuclear-localized protein 10-like, whose product MDSEESPFAHHPSQFQLPPLPPLSHGTMGVEPPTPPPPPPQFQPIQQDQLNQFVMPLTVVPLPPEHQLSFQFPFNSVPDQNPNPIFVDDGSSSAAAGAGAGLAAGAVSGAVAGAKKKRGRPRKNKTDGNNVSGVSATQIPVNQANSGVGGVNEAGSSSGKPSSKKVRGRPPGKKTKKEALGTVGYGFTPYVMPVHTGDDIASKIVNFSLQGPPVVCILTATGVVSSVTLKQAVQGGDTVTYEGRFNIISLGGSFSLSEINGNRTRTGGIGVALSGPDGRVLGGIISGMLIAATPGQLVLGTFTPEKENRVFEAPCSTPPTNVVNVGAPVAETNAPSPGASSKSVDENVGSPLINEAGLFGDAAQTMHNAAQTIHNDPQPMHGMSTYWGHEM is encoded by the exons GCCATGGAACAATGGGGGTGGAACCACCaaccccaccaccaccaccaccccaGTTCCAACCCATCCAACAAGACCAGCTCAATCAGTTCGTTATGCCTTTAACTGTGGTTCCTCTTCCACCGGAACATCAGCTTAGCTTTCAATTCCCCTTCAATTCAGTTCCTGATCAAAACCCAAATCCCATTTTTGTTGATGATGGATCATCATCTGCTGCTGCTGGGGCTGGGGCTGGGCTTGCTGCTGGGGCTGTTTCTGGGGCTGTTGCTGGGGCTAAGAAGAAGAGGGGTCGTCCCAGGAAGAATAAAACTGATGGTAACAATGTTTCCGGTGTTTCTGCTACTCAAATTCCGGTGAATCAGGCTAATTCTGGCGTTGGCGGTGTTAACGAGGCTGGTTCTTCTTCTGGAAAACCCTCTTCTAAGAAGGTCCGTGGAAGGCCACCTGGAAAGAAGACAAAGAAAGAAGctttag GTACAGTTGGATATGGATTTACACCGTATGTGATGCCTGTGCACACCGGGGAT GACATTGCAAGTAAGATAGTGAATTTCTCACTGCAAGGACCACCGGTAGTTTGTATTCTAACTGCAACTGGAGTCGTATCCAGTGTCACCCTCAAGCAGGCTGTACAAGGTGGTGACACTGTGACTTACGAG GGTCGATTTAACATCATCTCATTAGGGGGGTCTTTCTCTCTATCAGAAATTAATGGCAACCGTACTAGAACAGGTGGTATTGGCGTGGCACTGTCTGGGCCAGATGGTAGGGTTTTGGGTGGAATAATTTCTGGAATGCTCATTGCTGCCACTCCAGGACAG CTGGTTTTGGGTACCTTCACCCCTGAAAAGGAAAATCGTGTGTTTGAGGCACCATGCTCAACTCCACCTACCAATGTGGTAAATGTTGGTGCTCCTGTTGCTGAGACGAATGCTCCTTCTCCGGGTGCCTCAAGCAAGTCAGTCGATGAGAACGTTGGTAGCCCTCTCATCAATGAAGCAGGACTGTTTGGTGATGCTGCCCAAACCATGCATAATGCTGCTCAAACCATCCATAATGATCCTCAGCCAATGCACGGTATGTCAACATACTGGGGCCATGAAATGTGA